One Bombus pyrosoma isolate SC7728 linkage group LG11, ASM1482585v1, whole genome shotgun sequence DNA segment encodes these proteins:
- the LOC122572748 gene encoding serum response factor homolog A-like, with product MAGKLIVFLSVAVLSKGAVIPAVPAVPAPVVAAKLEELDAAPQYSFAYDVQDAVTGDSKAQYETRNGDLVQGSYSLIEADGTRRIVEYTADPINGFNAVVSREPATAVAAIAAPLVPYAPSIAPSAAVAPVLPAAPAPAPAIPSSGPDSDVEVVEARSGPLVTAGATSRDEQLRQQQEQQLQQLKELERQQQQQQQQQLQQLQQLQQQSRLQLQQQIQQRQQQRIQKEQGSEQEQEQQQQQQHPQQRQQPQQQQPQGAPVKALATPVQLAAQAPQPGRLISLPAARTVTSYATYPNAYAYTAAYSSPLAYAAPIGGLTYAPATALL from the exons ATGGCTGGAAAG CTCATCGTATTCTTAAGCGTGGCGGTTCTCTCCAAGGGAGCGGTGATCCCAGCGGTCCCAGCGGTGCCGGCACCCGTAGTAGCAGCGAAGCTCGAAGAACTAGACGCAGCGCCTCAATATAGTTTCGCGTACGACGTTCAAGATGCGGTGACCGGGGATTCCAAGGCCCAATACGAAACCAGAAACGGCGACCTGGTGCAGGGTAGCTACAGTTTGATCGAGGCAGACGGTACTCGACGCATCGTCGAGTATACGGCGGATCCGATAAACGGTTTTAACGCGGTGGTCAGCCGGGAACCAGCGACGGCTGTGGCCGCCATTGCCGCTCCACTGGTGCCGTATGCACCTTCTATCGCACCTTCCGCGGCAGTTGCACCTGTTTTGCCCGCAGCACCTGCACCAGCGCCAGCGATTCCATCCAGCGGTCCGGATTCCGATGTCGAGGTCGTCGAGGCTAGGTCCGGTCCCTTAGTCACAGCCGGTGCAACCTCTCGCGATGAACAGCTCCGACAACAACAGGAACAACAGCTGCAACAACTGAAAGAACTCGAAAgacagcaacagcaacagcaacaacaacagttGCAACAGTTGCAACAGCTTCAACAGCAATCCAGACTGCAACTGCAACAACAGATCCAACAACGCCAACAGCAAAGGATACAGAAGGAACAGGGAAGCGAGCAAGAACAGgaacagcaacagcaacagcaacatcCGCAGCAAAGACAACAACCCCAACAACAACAACCACAAGGAGCACCCGTGAAAGCTCTTGCTACACCAGTACAGTTGGCAGCACAAGCTCCTCAACCTGGTAGATTGATCAGCCTGCCTGCGGCCAGAACTGTTACCAGCTACGCGACTTATCCTAATGCTTACGCATATACAGCCGCCTACTCGTCGCCATTAGCTTATGCCGCTCCTATCGGTGGTCTCACCTATGCTCCCGCCACTGCGCTCCTgtaa
- the LOC122572752 gene encoding larval cuticle protein A2B-like, with product MAFKQVVIVLAVAIFTTCKGAAVPLPAVPLAKLAPVNPAFNYDPHPQYTYAYDVQDSLTGDSKTQQETRNGDIVSGSYSFIEADGTRRIVEYTADPVNGFNAVVHREPVAVIKPALKVAPVAFHP from the exons ATGGCTTTCAAG CAAGTGGTTATCGTGCTGGCGGTCGCTATATTTACTACATGCAAGGGAGCTGCAGTTCCTTTACCAGCAGTACCATTAGCTAAACTTGCACCAGTGAATCCAGCATTTAATTACGATCCTCATCCACAATACACTTACGCTTACGACGTCCAGGACAGTTTAACAGGAGATTCGAAAACTCAGCAAGAAACTAGAAATGGCGACATAGTCAGTGGTAGCTACAGTTTCATCGAAGCTGATGGCACCAGGAGGATTGTCGAGTACACGGCGGATCCTGTGAATGGATTCAACGCGGTTGTCCACAGAGAACCTGTGGCTGTCATTAAACCTGCCCTGAAGGTCGCTCCAGTGGCTTTTCATCCTTAG
- the LOC122572751 gene encoding uncharacterized protein LOC122572751, which translates to MSTLGMYELTHPELLSESDLKEILENRCINFSDYKNLSRFELIELYKRVALPLPQRQSESTQNSDIRQHNEAIHSVNESHRNPVSLNRTSTRKTDVNEMAKEIFCISQKSSENELKQTSNKIRLYNSNTFKRCNGIDKRNNDGTHDEAPSKKRQKITWP; encoded by the exons atgtcgaCGTTAGGAATGTATGAATTAACTCATCCTGAATTATTGTCAGAATCAGATCTTAaggaaattttagaaaat AGATGTATTAACTTCAGtgactataaaaatttatccagATTTGAATTAATAGAACTATATAAACGGGTGGCTTTGCCGTTACCTCAAAGACAATCTGAGAGCACTCAAAATTCAGATATAAGACAACATAATGAGGCAATACATTCTGTTAATGAATCACACAGAAATCCTGTTTCATT gaATCGTACAAGTACTAGGAAAACAGATGTAAATGAAATGGCAAAAGAGATTTTTTGTATAAGTCAAAAATCCTCTGAAAATGAACTTAAACAAACATCTAATAAAATAcgtttatataattcaaatacCTTTAAAAGATGCAATGGTATTGACAAACGTAATAATGATGGAACACATGAT gAAGCTCCATCAAAGAAGAGACAAAAGATTACATGGCCAtga
- the LOC122572747 gene encoding blood vessel epicardial substance-like yields the protein MWICFDPVGSREGWRASILFFIFLYWTSFGTDGSLTNAAAFNVPHNTVTSEVSLPVSTHHEDDECRNVTTDNRATTGLSVVSQGSGSPHSPIVPPTFLYGVLTCQPYQGISVNHIYFQLANAFFLLSHLAPSGIHGVLYLRCTLLVGCAFLALWGWTIACWLDAALWNALFVAINFVHVCTLLYKLRPIKFSREVEEVYIAVFQPLRVSRHQFRKVLNCMKVIRQLKYQEVYAQEKVTKVDSLSLVLSGKLVVSQNGRALHIVFPHQFLDSPEWFGVSTDEYFQVSITAMEESRILLWHRDKLKLSIISDQFLQAVFDHILGRDVVKKLMQVSETMAASSHQQQNGQVIGLSGIGALENDPDTKLFVVKKTGDSQGITALISRQLQAAGDPNAWRLGRIEETDHETPV from the exons ATGTGGATCTGTTTTGATCCTGTAGGAAGCCGAGAAGGCTGGCGTGCTtctatcttattttttatatttctgtattgGACATCTTTTGGTACCGATGGCAGTTTAACAAATGCAGCTGCATTTAATGTCCCCCATAATACTGTTACATCGGAAGTATCACTACCAGTTTCAACACACCATGAAGATGACGAATGTAGGAATGTGACCACTGATAATAGAGCTA CTACTGGTCTATCAGTGGTCAGTCAAGGATCTGGTTCTCCTCATTCGCCGATAGTGCCTCCAACCTTTCTGTACGGAGTTCTTACCTGCCAACCGTATCAAGGAATTTCTGTGAACCACATCTACTTTCAACTAGCAAATGCCTTCTTTCTATTGTCACATCTTGCACCAAGTGGCATACATGGCGTACTTTATTTAAGGTGCACTCTGCTCGTGGGCTGTGCCTTTCTTGCTTTGTGGGGCTGGACAATAGCTTGTTGGCTGGATGCTGCTCTCTGGAATGCTCTATTTGTTGCCATCAACTTCGTCCATGTATGCACGCTTCTTTACAAGCTCAGGCCTATCAAGTTTTCAAGGGAAGTTGAAGAG GTATATATTGCAGTGTTCCAGCCATTAAGAGTATCACGTCATCAGTTCAGAAAAGTGTTAAATTGTATGAAGGTTATTCGACAGTTGAAATATCAAGAAGTTTATGCCCAAGAAAAAGTAACCAAAGTTGATTCTTTATCTTTGGTACTTTCTGGGAA GTTAGTAGTTTCGCAAAATGGAAGAGCATTGCACATTGTCTTCCCACATCAGTTCCTGGATTCTCCAGAATGGTTTGGTGTTTCTACAGATGAATACTTTCAG GTATCAATAACAGCTATGGAAGAATCGAGGATACTACTATGGCATAGAGACAAGTTAAAATTAAGCATAATTAGTGATCAATTTCTGCAGGCAGTGTTTGATCACATTTTGGGAAGGGATGTAGTCAAAAAATTGATGCAG GTTAGCGAAACGATGGCCGCTAGCAGTCATCAACAGCAAAATGGACAAGTAATTGGTTTAAGTGGTATTGGAGCCTTAGAAAACGATCCTGACACCAAACTCTTCGTTGTGAAAAAGACTGGTGATAGTCAAGGTATTACTGCTCTCATCAGCCGTCAACTTCAAg CAGCAGGAGATCCAAATGCATGGAGATTGGGAAGAATTGAAGAGACTGATCATGAAACGCCTGTTTAA
- the LOC122572753 gene encoding centrosomal protein 20-like isoform X2 has product MATEKDLINAVRESLKADGELGRIKAEMRTEVIKLLDNSNKGNKTKLPKPPLDIVFLNELIREYLDWMGYKYSSTVFISECDLSKQPLDRFLLLQSLGLKERGATSSNLL; this is encoded by the exons atggcAACGGAGAAGGATTTGATTAAtg CAGTCAGAGAATCACTTAAAGCTGATGGGGAGCTTGGTCGTATAAAAGCTGAAATGCGTACAGAAGTCATAAAGTTGTTAGATAATtcaaataaaggaaataaaacaaagcttCCAAAGCCACCTTTAGACATTGTATTTTTGAATGAACTTATTCGAGAATATTTAGATTGGATGGGATATAAGTACAGCTCTACTGTATTTATTTCAG AATGTGACTTGTCAAAGCAACCTCTTGATAGATTTTTGCTTTTGCAAAGTTTGGGGCTGAAAGAAA GAGGTGCAACATCGTCAAATCTTTTATGA
- the LOC122572753 gene encoding centrosomal protein 20-like isoform X3, protein MATEKDLINAVRESLKADGELGRIKAEMRTEVIKLLDNSNKGNKTKLPKPPLDIVFLNELIREYLDWMGYKYSSTVFISECDLSKQPLDRFLLLQSLGLKEKHI, encoded by the exons atggcAACGGAGAAGGATTTGATTAAtg CAGTCAGAGAATCACTTAAAGCTGATGGGGAGCTTGGTCGTATAAAAGCTGAAATGCGTACAGAAGTCATAAAGTTGTTAGATAATtcaaataaaggaaataaaacaaagcttCCAAAGCCACCTTTAGACATTGTATTTTTGAATGAACTTATTCGAGAATATTTAGATTGGATGGGATATAAGTACAGCTCTACTGTATTTATTTCAG AATGTGACTTGTCAAAGCAACCTCTTGATAGATTTTTGCTTTTGCAAAGTTTGGGGCTGAAAGAAA aacatatataa
- the LOC122572753 gene encoding centrosomal protein 20-like isoform X1: protein MATEKDLINAVRESLKADGELGRIKAEMRTEVIKLLDNSNKGNKTKLPKPPLDIVFLNELIREYLDWMGYKYSSTVFISECDLSKQPLDRFLLLQSLGLKESENNTKLPLLCSIIETFKNLKNT from the exons atggcAACGGAGAAGGATTTGATTAAtg CAGTCAGAGAATCACTTAAAGCTGATGGGGAGCTTGGTCGTATAAAAGCTGAAATGCGTACAGAAGTCATAAAGTTGTTAGATAATtcaaataaaggaaataaaacaaagcttCCAAAGCCACCTTTAGACATTGTATTTTTGAATGAACTTATTCGAGAATATTTAGATTGGATGGGATATAAGTACAGCTCTACTGTATTTATTTCAG AATGTGACTTGTCAAAGCAACCTCTTGATAGATTTTTGCTTTTGCAAAGTTTGGGGCTGAAAGAAAGTgagaataatacaaaattaccattgctgtgtagtattatagaaacattcaagaatttaaaaaatacatga